The Mucilaginibacter mallensis genome has a segment encoding these proteins:
- a CDS encoding acyltransferase, with product MKRHFKIASFFRILSARIAGIDINYAVKLHPRVTLKLTFLNRSTGAISIAEDCEIGTGAVLNSYGGKINIAQFVYIGEYVVIYGHGGVEIGAKTLIAMHTCIVSSNHTVPGQSIPIRSMPDILLPVKIGSDVWIGAGCKILGGVTIGDGCVIGAGSVVTKDLPPYSISVGNPARVIKYREE from the coding sequence TTGAAACGACATTTTAAAATAGCAAGCTTTTTTAGAATTTTATCTGCCAGGATAGCTGGGATAGATATTAACTATGCTGTTAAATTACATCCGCGCGTAACTTTAAAGCTTACATTTTTAAACAGGAGTACCGGTGCAATCAGCATAGCTGAGGATTGTGAAATAGGAACAGGAGCTGTCCTAAACTCATACGGCGGAAAAATTAACATAGCGCAATTTGTATATATTGGTGAATACGTGGTAATATATGGCCATGGAGGGGTAGAAATTGGTGCGAAAACATTAATAGCAATGCACACCTGTATAGTTTCATCTAACCATACGGTGCCCGGTCAAAGTATCCCCATTAGGTCAATGCCCGATATATTACTACCGGTTAAAATAGGTTCAGATGTTTGGATTGGTGCCGGTTGCAAAATATTAGGCGGTGTTACTATTGGCGATGGTTGTGTAATTGGGGCAGGTTCGGTAGTAACAAAAGATCTGCCGCCTTACAGTATCAGCGTTGGTAACCCGGCCAGAGTTATTAAATACCGTGAAGAATAA
- a CDS encoding glycosyltransferase: protein MSLNNNIPAVSVIIPTYNPGLENLQQTLNGLKNQDLPVDSWECIIVDNASVNNTLQLIDTGWHPNFRIVKESRQGLTFARLKGYEESKANLIILVDDDNILAPDYLSIALSLFNKHPKLGVAGGKSIGVFESQPDEWFQQFYSLVAVRPHEQPQTITGNLSNGYPPIAPIGAGMILSRKCFEQYYNYIKSNKSIVKDRTGNNLSSGGDNEINIIALKNGFKVGYFPELSLQHLINNGRLAVPYLKRLNYSSNNSWVKVLYAHDLCPWKPISPLGVIPRNIKAFFNYKPWKSPANAIKYHGARGLFKGLSELTES, encoded by the coding sequence TTGAGTTTAAATAACAACATACCTGCTGTATCGGTAATTATACCAACCTATAATCCCGGTTTAGAAAATCTTCAGCAAACGTTAAATGGCTTAAAAAATCAAGACCTACCTGTAGATTCATGGGAATGTATCATTGTAGATAACGCCTCGGTTAACAATACACTTCAATTAATTGATACCGGCTGGCATCCCAATTTCAGAATTGTTAAAGAAAGCAGGCAAGGATTAACTTTTGCACGATTAAAAGGTTACGAAGAAAGCAAAGCTAACCTGATTATACTGGTAGACGATGATAACATCTTAGCTCCTGATTATTTATCAATAGCGCTGTCTTTATTTAATAAACACCCAAAACTTGGTGTTGCAGGTGGTAAAAGCATCGGTGTTTTTGAAAGCCAGCCCGACGAATGGTTTCAGCAATTCTATAGTTTAGTTGCGGTAAGGCCACATGAGCAGCCACAAACTATTACCGGTAATTTATCAAACGGTTATCCACCCATCGCCCCTATTGGTGCAGGCATGATATTAAGCCGTAAATGTTTTGAACAATATTATAATTATATCAAATCAAACAAAAGCATAGTAAAAGACAGAACAGGCAATAACTTAAGCTCCGGAGGTGATAATGAGATCAATATCATCGCTTTAAAAAACGGATTTAAAGTCGGCTATTTTCCCGAATTAAGCTTACAACACCTTATAAATAATGGCCGCTTAGCCGTCCCGTATCTGAAAAGATTAAATTATTCATCCAATAACTCGTGGGTAAAGGTCTTATATGCCCATGATCTGTGCCCGTGGAAACCTATTTCTCCACTAGGCGTCATACCCAGGAACATCAAAGCGTTTTTCAATTATAAACCATGGAAAAGCCCGGCAAATGCCATTAAGTACCATGGTGCCCGCGGATTATTCAAAGGCTTGTCTGAACTAACAGAATCATAA
- a CDS encoding glycosyl transferase, translating to MQRLINFLYRTPKSKLKTYKRFGGYYNYQKVINGNKQMKRAAYKLPISPSYADGLPVYFLTGKKYIHQTLFCISSLLKVSTERFHFVLIDDGTFTPAIADLISTKLPGATIVTNDQINTNLEKHLPADKYPVLHHKRSVYPHIKKMLDVHTAGISDWKLVLDSDMLFWKEPKAMINWLKNPDSPLHMVDTVNSYGYSPALMHELCGSEIPKLINVGAIGLNTTTLNWDAIEFWVKTLEEKEGTSYYLEQALSAMLIGQTPSVVLDKDDYKVNPSAADLQQTANTLHHYVDLSKEIYLKNAWKLIHE from the coding sequence TTGCAACGATTAATAAACTTCTTATACCGCACCCCAAAATCAAAATTAAAAACCTATAAGCGTTTTGGAGGCTACTATAATTACCAAAAAGTAATTAACGGCAATAAGCAAATGAAAAGGGCAGCGTACAAGTTACCCATATCCCCAAGCTATGCCGATGGTTTGCCTGTTTATTTTTTAACGGGTAAAAAATACATCCACCAAACCTTGTTTTGTATAAGCTCTCTTTTAAAGGTAAGTACAGAAAGATTTCATTTTGTACTTATTGACGATGGAACTTTTACGCCTGCAATAGCTGATTTGATTTCAACAAAATTACCCGGAGCTACCATAGTAACTAACGACCAGATAAACACCAACCTGGAAAAACATTTACCTGCTGATAAGTACCCTGTTTTACACCATAAACGTAGCGTATATCCGCATATTAAAAAAATGCTGGATGTTCATACCGCCGGTATAAGCGATTGGAAACTCGTATTGGACTCCGATATGCTTTTCTGGAAAGAGCCCAAAGCCATGATTAACTGGCTTAAAAACCCCGACAGTCCATTACATATGGTTGATACTGTAAATAGCTATGGCTATTCACCCGCACTCATGCATGAACTATGCGGATCAGAAATTCCAAAACTGATCAATGTGGGTGCTATTGGCTTAAACACTACCACTTTAAACTGGGATGCCATAGAGTTTTGGGTAAAAACACTTGAAGAAAAAGAAGGCACCAGCTATTATCTTGAGCAAGCATTATCGGCTATGCTTATAGGGCAAACACCATCGGTAGTTTTAGATAAGGACGACTATAAAGTAAACCCGTCTGCTGCCGACCTGCAACAAACAGCAAACACGTTACATCATTATGTCGATCTGTCAAAAGAAATATATTTGAAGAACGCCTGGAAATTGATACATGAATAG
- a CDS encoding glycosyltransferase family 2 protein: MPAYNAGSYIIESINSVIDQSYKNWELIIVNDGSTDNTSEQLEKLKDDRIKIYHQENKGQCTAANKAFSLSKGELIKFMDADDLISPDFIKNQVEVIAGSEKTIASASWGRFYNNDLNTFKLVTDSIKSDRAPIDWLVESMTGKQVMLQCALWLIPRPILTVSGLWNEKLSLINDFEFFIRVFLKAEKISYADDAILYYRSGLNQSLSGLKSKKGAESAYESIDLGVKHMLDYESSPRIRNLAANHFQHFVYDFYPSHASVTNKAEQKIKDFGGSSISYASRGYTKILTQIIGWKACKKIKYTLSAFKNC; this comes from the coding sequence ATGCCCGCTTATAATGCTGGATCATATATTATCGAATCAATTAATTCGGTCATTGATCAATCCTATAAAAATTGGGAACTGATCATCGTAAATGATGGATCTACCGACAATACAAGTGAACAGCTTGAAAAATTAAAGGATGATAGAATAAAAATCTATCACCAGGAGAATAAGGGTCAATGCACTGCTGCTAATAAAGCATTCTCATTATCTAAAGGCGAACTGATAAAGTTTATGGATGCCGATGATTTGATATCTCCTGATTTCATTAAAAACCAGGTTGAAGTTATCGCCGGTAGTGAAAAAACAATCGCTTCAGCTTCCTGGGGGCGATTCTACAATAACGATTTAAATACTTTCAAGCTAGTAACAGATAGCATTAAAAGCGATAGGGCACCGATTGATTGGCTGGTTGAATCAATGACCGGAAAGCAGGTCATGTTGCAATGTGCCTTATGGCTGATCCCAAGGCCTATATTAACCGTATCAGGCTTATGGAACGAAAAACTGTCATTAATAAACGACTTTGAATTTTTTATAAGAGTATTCTTAAAAGCCGAAAAAATCAGCTACGCCGACGATGCCATATTGTATTACAGAAGCGGCTTAAATCAGTCTTTATCCGGATTGAAATCTAAAAAGGGAGCTGAATCTGCTTATGAATCGATCGATTTAGGCGTTAAACATATGTTGGACTATGAATCTAGTCCTCGTATAAGAAACCTCGCAGCCAATCATTTTCAACATTTTGTCTATGATTTTTATCCATCGCATGCATCTGTTACCAACAAGGCGGAACAAAAAATTAAAGACTTTGGCGGTTCCAGTATTTCATATGCTTCCAGAGGTTACACTAAAATATTAACACAAATCATTGGCTGGAAAGCTTGTAAAAAAATCAAGTACACTTTATCAGCATTTAAAAATTGTTAA
- a CDS encoding glycosyltransferase: MPTCRVYLFTYDRNEMLKRAIASLIGQTFTDWVCELHNDLPGNTFPEEYVRSLGDDRFIIKTHPVNLGTTQSFNLAFAGCDEDYATMLEDDNWWEPTFLEEMIRVMEKDNSIAVSWCNMHIWKENEDRTWHDTGKTIWPVNHDRFFTWPQPSQALGHLHSTGAMLYRGSKAAQYQIPPGSLSNAVEVIRERAFEHPIFLNSKVLANFSQTLVTSQTKDKIKWTGTLIMTVASYINSSSNPKATTKQLLEFYRTRRPSPVAVFFLAVCFYLKKPSLLLNLNANDWYRTIRWCVGNIANIKPMAAYLKSQEETWKYLKANTKQFESV; this comes from the coding sequence ATGCCTACCTGTAGAGTTTACCTGTTTACCTATGATCGCAATGAAATGCTTAAACGGGCTATTGCCAGTTTAATTGGTCAAACATTTACAGATTGGGTATGCGAGCTGCACAATGATTTGCCCGGCAATACTTTTCCCGAAGAATACGTAAGATCACTGGGCGACGACCGCTTCATCATAAAAACTCATCCTGTAAATTTAGGTACTACCCAATCATTCAACCTGGCTTTTGCCGGTTGCGACGAAGATTACGCCACCATGCTTGAAGATGACAACTGGTGGGAACCTACTTTTTTAGAGGAGATGATCCGGGTAATGGAGAAGGACAACAGCATAGCTGTTAGCTGGTGCAATATGCATATCTGGAAAGAGAATGAAGACCGTACCTGGCATGATACCGGCAAAACTATCTGGCCTGTTAACCATGATCGTTTCTTTACCTGGCCTCAGCCATCACAGGCATTAGGGCATCTTCACTCTACTGGTGCAATGTTGTACAGGGGTAGTAAAGCTGCACAATACCAGATCCCTCCCGGCTCCTTATCAAACGCGGTAGAAGTTATCAGGGAAAGGGCTTTTGAACACCCTATATTTTTAAATTCAAAAGTATTGGCCAACTTTTCGCAAACGCTGGTTACCAGCCAAACAAAGGACAAAATAAAATGGACAGGCACACTGATCATGACAGTGGCATCATACATTAACAGCAGCAGTAACCCAAAGGCCACAACAAAACAGTTGCTGGAGTTTTACCGTACACGGCGGCCATCGCCTGTAGCGGTATTTTTCCTGGCGGTTTGCTTCTACCTCAAAAAACCATCATTACTGCTTAATTTAAATGCTAATGATTGGTACAGAACTATAAGATGGTGCGTGGGGAATATAGCCAACATAAAACCTATGGCGGCATACTTAAAAAGCCAGGAAGAAACCTGGAAATATCTAAAAGCCAATACAAAACAATTCGAATCAGTTTAA
- a CDS encoding glycosyltransferase family 4 protein: protein MRILLIMNPGIPVPPKLYGGIERIVYLLAEEYHRLGHEVTLLAGPESYCSGTTITFGSNKAKQSKWDSIKEIAFAWKFLKTRHKDFDLIHNFGRLIYFLPILNSPANKIMSYQRQISTKGIEFMSARAKHLTFTGCSNYCVSTGNVAGRWATVYNALDFSKYDLKDTVPADAPLMFLGRLDEIKGLHTAMDVAKATGSKLWIGGNIPTTPDNYAYYKREIEPRIDGEQIIYLGELDDEQKNNYLGKARAVLFPIQWDEPFGIVMIEAMACGTPVIAFKRGSVPEVVDEGITGNVVTTADQMISAISGLNNINRSACRLRAYNKFNINKIAKDYLNLYEH from the coding sequence ATGCGCATACTCTTAATTATGAATCCCGGTATCCCCGTTCCTCCTAAATTATACGGAGGGATTGAACGTATTGTATACCTGTTAGCCGAAGAGTACCACAGGCTTGGCCATGAAGTTACATTGCTTGCCGGGCCAGAATCCTATTGCAGCGGCACTACTATCACCTTTGGTTCAAACAAAGCCAAACAAAGTAAATGGGATAGTATAAAAGAGATTGCATTTGCCTGGAAGTTCTTAAAAACCCGTCATAAGGATTTTGATCTCATCCATAATTTCGGGCGGTTGATCTATTTTTTACCTATTCTAAATAGCCCGGCAAATAAAATAATGTCGTACCAGCGGCAGATATCAACTAAAGGAATAGAATTCATGTCTGCCAGAGCAAAGCACCTCACTTTTACCGGCTGCAGCAATTACTGCGTATCCACCGGTAATGTTGCAGGCAGATGGGCAACGGTGTATAATGCACTCGACTTTTCAAAATACGACCTGAAGGATACCGTACCTGCTGACGCGCCATTAATGTTCCTGGGCCGCCTTGATGAAATTAAAGGTTTGCATACAGCAATGGATGTCGCCAAAGCTACAGGTTCCAAATTATGGATAGGCGGCAACATACCCACTACTCCAGATAACTATGCTTATTATAAAAGGGAAATTGAGCCCCGGATTGATGGTGAGCAGATCATTTATCTTGGAGAATTAGATGACGAACAAAAAAACAATTATCTCGGCAAAGCAAGAGCTGTATTATTCCCCATACAATGGGATGAGCCATTTGGTATTGTAATGATTGAGGCCATGGCATGCGGCACCCCGGTTATTGCCTTTAAAAGAGGTTCTGTACCCGAAGTAGTTGATGAAGGTATAACCGGCAATGTGGTAACTACTGCAGATCAAATGATCAGCGCGATTTCCGGTTTAAACAATATTAACAGATCGGCGTGCAGATTACGAGCTTATAATAAATTTAATATTAATAAGATCGCCAAAGACTATTTAAATTTATATGAGCATTAA
- a CDS encoding glycosyltransferase family protein — protein sequence MKYKVLLLTSGQPSLNPRLVKEADALSDAGYDVTVLYVYWNDWATKFDALLLQNKKWKAIRVGGDPYQQKTTYFFSRLIHKISRSVIQKTGPVNMLSQTAISRGAYFLTREAKNHKADLYIGHNLGALAAVIKAAEKHHAKSGFDTEDFHRQEVSDDKNSLHFKNVKYLEDKYLSKADYVTSASPQIANAYERLYPGIKPVSILNVFPQDTSVKERGVNNGIIKLFWFSQTIGTNRGLEEVIEALNRLDSDNIELHLLGNSNESIKQLFLNKARTGKQQIFFHEPILADDLISFASQFDIGLASENSTPYNRDICLTNKIFTYLQAGLTIIASDTTAQKAFLNEYPGIGKVYQKNDIQSLTNILSVYQADSELLHNTCAASLKLGREKMNWENENKKFLSLVEKTLN from the coding sequence TTGAAATATAAAGTATTACTGCTAACATCCGGCCAACCCTCCCTAAACCCGCGCCTTGTTAAAGAAGCCGACGCTTTGAGTGATGCCGGTTATGACGTAACTGTACTTTATGTTTACTGGAATGATTGGGCAACAAAATTTGATGCGCTATTATTACAAAACAAAAAATGGAAAGCCATACGCGTAGGCGGCGATCCATATCAGCAAAAAACAACTTATTTTTTTAGCAGGCTGATACATAAAATAAGCAGATCCGTCATACAAAAAACTGGCCCGGTAAATATGCTGTCGCAGACAGCCATATCCCGCGGTGCTTATTTTTTAACACGCGAAGCAAAAAATCATAAAGCCGACCTATATATCGGCCATAACCTGGGCGCTTTAGCAGCGGTTATAAAAGCAGCGGAAAAACACCATGCCAAAAGCGGCTTTGATACCGAGGATTTTCACCGCCAGGAAGTAAGCGACGATAAAAATTCGCTTCATTTTAAAAATGTTAAATATTTAGAGGATAAATATTTAAGCAAAGCTGATTACGTTACCTCGGCAAGCCCACAAATTGCTAATGCTTATGAGCGGTTATATCCCGGCATTAAGCCTGTCTCCATTCTGAATGTATTCCCGCAGGATACAAGCGTTAAAGAGCGGGGTGTTAATAACGGTATAATCAAATTATTCTGGTTCTCACAAACCATAGGTACTAACCGCGGGCTTGAAGAAGTGATAGAGGCACTAAACCGCTTGGATTCAGATAACATTGAGCTGCATTTATTAGGGAACAGTAATGAGAGCATCAAACAGCTGTTTTTAAATAAAGCACGCACCGGTAAACAGCAAATCTTTTTTCATGAACCTATCTTAGCCGATGATCTGATTAGTTTTGCCTCACAATTTGATATAGGTTTGGCATCAGAAAATAGCACGCCTTATAACCGGGATATTTGTTTAACAAACAAGATCTTCACTTACTTACAGGCGGGTTTAACTATCATAGCCAGCGATACAACAGCGCAAAAGGCATTTTTAAATGAATATCCCGGCATTGGAAAAGTATATCAAAAAAATGATATACAATCATTAACAAACATCCTGTCAGTCTATCAGGCCGATAGCGAACTACTGCACAATACTTGCGCCGCTTCATTAAAACTCGGCAGAGAAAAGATGAATTGGGAAAATGAAAATAAAAAATTCCTGAGCTTGGTAGAAAAAACGCTAAACTAA
- a CDS encoding FkbM family methyltransferase produces the protein MGIKLQVGIAIEKSIDKLVQVNYKLLPFIPNGRILPLDLKRALIKPKTIFDIGANIGQTSNYFLKNFPDAEIYSFEPVAATYAQLAANVKSNKIHIYNEGLGAAVSNQTIYINDSSETSSLKDVDGKFSKTEVVKINTAQNFCTQNKIKEIDLLKIDVEGYELEVLDGLGPLLNNVKAIYSEVGFDKNDPNKTYFPDLLERCEKSGFITSGFYDPYRWGNGKLNVFYNVLLINTNLIDI, from the coding sequence ATGGGCATTAAACTACAAGTTGGTATTGCGATTGAAAAAAGTATTGATAAACTAGTTCAGGTAAACTATAAATTACTCCCTTTTATTCCTAACGGCAGAATATTACCGCTAGATTTAAAAAGAGCTTTAATAAAGCCTAAGACTATCTTTGATATAGGCGCTAATATTGGTCAAACGTCAAACTACTTTCTAAAAAACTTTCCTGATGCTGAAATTTACAGCTTTGAACCTGTAGCTGCTACCTATGCGCAATTGGCCGCAAATGTAAAAAGTAATAAGATACATATATATAATGAGGGTTTAGGTGCTGCCGTCTCAAATCAAACTATATATATCAATGATTCAAGTGAAACATCTTCATTAAAAGACGTTGATGGCAAATTCTCCAAAACAGAGGTTGTAAAAATCAATACTGCACAAAACTTTTGCACGCAAAATAAAATAAAAGAAATTGATCTGTTAAAAATAGATGTTGAAGGTTATGAGCTGGAAGTATTGGATGGACTTGGTCCATTATTAAACAATGTAAAAGCCATCTATTCGGAAGTTGGATTTGATAAAAACGACCCTAACAAAACTTATTTTCCTGACCTTCTTGAAAGATGCGAAAAAAGTGGTTTTATCACATCAGGCTTTTATGACCCATATCGTTGGGGTAATGGCAAACTCAACGTTTTTTATAATGTGTTATTAATTAATACTAATCTGATTGATATATAA
- a CDS encoding glycosyltransferase family protein — translation MKRVLIISPCLPPINAADMQRVRMSLPYFEDCGWVAEVVTVDPQYVDMVKDDLLLKSVPPDIKIHTVKAFDKKWTSKLGLGSIALRSLWFYKQKVNALLKEQKFDLIYFSTTQFPVSILGAYWKKRFNIPYVIDMQDPWHSEYYRNKPKAEQPSKYWFSYRLNKTLEPIAVKHVGGLISVSVSYIEDLKNRYPQIKDIPSSVITFGAFEPDFKIAAENADKFNPLLDPGFTNLVYIGRGGYDMQRAIDFLFKAFKAGMKTDANNFQSIKMYFIGTSYAPAGGGKQTIMPLAKQYGIENNVIEITDRISYYHTLATLNQADALFIPGSDDPKYTASKIYPYLLAKKPLLTIFHENSSANNVLRTCCDNASVQTFPTREGEITSNITGFLTGLAKKELPAVILKDEFDRYSAAAMTEAQIALFNKVLTKK, via the coding sequence TTGAAACGCGTACTCATCATCTCACCTTGCCTTCCACCAATAAATGCTGCCGATATGCAGCGGGTACGCATGAGCTTACCTTATTTCGAGGATTGTGGATGGGTGGCAGAAGTAGTTACGGTTGATCCGCAATATGTAGATATGGTTAAGGATGATCTATTATTAAAGAGCGTTCCCCCTGATATTAAAATACATACGGTTAAGGCCTTTGATAAAAAATGGACATCAAAACTGGGCCTAGGCAGTATCGCTTTACGTTCATTATGGTTTTATAAACAAAAAGTTAACGCGCTGCTAAAAGAACAGAAATTCGACCTGATCTACTTTTCTACAACCCAATTCCCGGTGAGCATATTGGGCGCATATTGGAAAAAACGGTTTAACATCCCTTATGTGATCGACATGCAGGACCCATGGCATTCAGAATATTACCGCAATAAACCTAAGGCCGAACAACCTTCAAAATATTGGTTCTCCTATCGTTTAAATAAAACCCTTGAACCCATCGCTGTGAAACACGTGGGCGGTCTTATTAGTGTATCGGTAAGCTATATAGAGGATTTAAAAAACAGATATCCGCAAATAAAGGACATCCCATCATCCGTAATAACATTTGGTGCATTTGAACCTGACTTTAAAATTGCTGCTGAAAATGCTGATAAATTTAATCCATTATTAGATCCGGGGTTCACTAACCTGGTTTACATAGGTCGCGGTGGTTACGATATGCAAAGGGCAATTGATTTTCTGTTTAAAGCATTTAAAGCCGGAATGAAAACCGATGCCAATAACTTTCAATCAATAAAGATGTACTTTATTGGTACAAGTTATGCACCTGCAGGTGGGGGAAAACAAACCATTATGCCCCTGGCTAAACAATATGGTATTGAAAACAATGTTATCGAAATTACCGACCGCATAAGTTATTACCATACCCTTGCAACCTTAAACCAGGCCGATGCATTATTTATTCCAGGTTCCGACGATCCTAAATACACAGCATCAAAAATATATCCATACCTGTTGGCTAAAAAGCCTTTGCTCACTATATTTCACGAAAACAGCAGTGCCAATAATGTATTGAGAACCTGTTGTGACAACGCGTCGGTACAAACTTTCCCAACCCGGGAAGGTGAAATCACAAGCAACATAACCGGTTTCCTTACCGGGCTGGCAAAAAAGGAGTTGCCCGCCGTTATATTAAAAGATGAATTTGACCGGTATAGCGCCGCCGCAATGACTGAAGCGCAAATCGCGCTGTTCAATAAAGTACTGACCAAAAAATGA
- a CDS encoding glycosyltransferase family 4 protein has translation MKKLAIITTHPIQYYSPVFKLLHQRQQIEIKVFYTWGEGAVNKFDPGFGKTVQWDLPLLDGYPYEWVINTSKNPGSHSFNGIITPGLIQQIKDYAPDAILIYGWAYASHLKVLRHFKNKIPIIFRGDSTLLRKEGGFKALLKFVLLRWIYTHVNHALYVGTNNNAYFKKYGLKEQQLSFAPHAIDNERFAQKRNDEVKALRDGLGLDDNDILILFAGKFEDIKSPFLLLDAFQSINKENVHLLLVGNGALENELKLKAAENPNIHFMGFQNQSYIPVVYQACDLFCLPSKSETWGLAINEAMVCQKAVLASDKVGCAIDLILPGNNGAIFKESSLADLVLQLNNLVEKNTDGLKSMGKSSKQIINDWNFEKQAQAIEKAV, from the coding sequence ATGAAAAAGCTGGCCATAATTACTACGCACCCCATTCAATATTACTCGCCGGTATTTAAATTACTGCACCAAAGGCAGCAAATTGAGATTAAGGTTTTTTATACCTGGGGCGAAGGCGCCGTGAATAAATTTGATCCGGGCTTTGGCAAAACGGTACAATGGGACTTGCCATTGCTCGATGGCTATCCTTATGAGTGGGTTATCAATACTTCAAAAAATCCGGGGTCACATAGCTTTAATGGTATTATAACCCCTGGTTTAATTCAGCAAATAAAAGACTATGCCCCTGATGCTATACTAATTTACGGATGGGCGTATGCCAGCCATTTAAAGGTGCTCAGGCATTTCAAAAACAAAATACCCATTATATTCAGGGGCGATTCAACCTTGCTCCGTAAAGAAGGTGGTTTTAAAGCGTTGCTAAAATTTGTTTTATTAAGGTGGATATATACCCATGTTAACCATGCCCTGTATGTGGGCACAAACAACAACGCTTATTTTAAAAAGTATGGCCTAAAGGAACAACAGCTTAGCTTTGCACCTCATGCCATAGATAATGAAAGATTTGCACAAAAAAGGAATGATGAGGTAAAAGCGCTGCGTGATGGATTAGGCCTCGATGATAATGACATACTTATTTTATTCGCCGGCAAATTTGAAGATATAAAATCTCCTTTTTTATTGCTTGATGCCTTTCAATCAATAAATAAAGAAAATGTTCATCTGCTGCTTGTTGGCAACGGGGCATTGGAAAATGAATTAAAACTGAAAGCAGCCGAAAATCCTAATATTCATTTTATGGGTTTTCAAAATCAATCTTATATACCGGTTGTGTACCAGGCATGCGATCTTTTTTGCCTGCCATCAAAATCAGAAACCTGGGGGCTTGCTATAAATGAAGCTATGGTATGCCAAAAAGCTGTTTTGGCATCAGATAAAGTTGGCTGTGCCATTGATTTGATTCTCCCTGGTAACAACGGAGCCATATTTAAAGAATCATCATTAGCTGATTTGGTCTTACAATTGAATAACTTAGTCGAGAAAAACACAGACGGTTTAAAATCAAT